One genomic window of Aptenodytes patagonicus chromosome 3, bAptPat1.pri.cur, whole genome shotgun sequence includes the following:
- the DNMT3A gene encoding DNA (cytosine-5)-methyltransferase 3A isoform X1: MPSSGTLDASSPAPNREALDTHKGEEEPEENQSKEEKQEPGTPMRKAGRPGRKRKHAQVESSDTPKDIAAVPKCPVPCPEASPAELLPNGDVEGDGAQWKGAEEGGTSPKGGRPEEDETESLPDGETGRALENGRCTPKEGLDAPADEGELAPSDPQKKRGRRKLLEAAEKSKEEKEENNFDTLKMEGSRGRLRGGLGWESSLRQRPMQRHTFQAGDPYYISKRKRDEWLARWKREAEKKAKVIAVMNVVEETPRAEPQKEEDASPPASQQPTDPASPNVATTPEPVVADAVDKNTSKSADDEPEYEDGRGFGIGELVWGKLRGFSWWPGRIVSWWMTGRSRAAEGTRWVMWFGDGKFSVVCVEKLLPLSSFASAFHQATYNKQPMYRKAIYEVLQVASSRAGKIFPACPENDETDTSKVVEIQNKQMIEWALGGFQPSGPKGLEPPEEERNPYKEVYTEMWVEPEAAAYAPPPPAKKPRKSTTEKPKVKEIIDERTRERLVYEVRQKCRNIEDICISCGSLNVTLEHPLFIGGMCQNCKNCFLECAYQYDDDGYQSYCTICCGGREVLMCGNNNCCRCFCVECVDLLVGPGAAQAAIKEDPWNCYMCGHKGVYGLLRRREDWPSRLQMFFANNHDQEFDPPKVYPPVPAEKRKPIRVLSLFDGIATGLLVLKDLGIQVDRYIASEVCEDSITVGMVRHQGKIMYVGDVRNVTQKHIQEWGPFDLVIGGSPCNDLSIVNPARKGLYEGTGRLFFEFYRLLHEARPKEGDDRPFFWLFENVVAMGVSDKRDISRFLESNPVMIDAKEVSAAHRARYFWGNLPGMNRPLASTVNDKLELQECLEHGRIAKFSKVRTITTRSNSIKQGKDQHFPVFMNEKEDILWCTEMERVFGFPVHYTDVSNMSRLARQRLLGRSWSVPVIRHLFAPLKEYFACV, from the exons ATGCCGTCCAGCGGGACCCTCGACGCCAGCAGCCCCGCTCCGAACCGCGAGGCGCTCGACACGCACAAG GGGGAAGAGGAGCCTGAGGAGAACCAgagcaaggaggagaagcaggagccGGGGACGCCCATGAGGAAAGCCGGGCGGCCCGGGCGGAAGCGCAAGCATGCCCAG GTGGAAAGCAGTGACACCCCCAAAGACATCGCGGCTGTCCCCAAGTGCCCCGTGCCCTGCCCAGAGGCCAGCCCTGCCGAGCTGCTGCCCAACGGGGACGTGGAGGGGGACGGTGCCCAGTGGAAGGGCGCGGAGGAGGGCGGCACGAGCCCCAAGGGTGGGCGCCCCGAGGAGGACGAgacggagagcctgccagacggcgAGACGGGCCGGGCGCTGGAGAACGGCCGCTGCACCCCCAAGGAGGGCCTGGACGCCCCGGCCGATGAGGGTGAGCTGGCCCCTTCCGACCCCCAGAAGAAACGCGGGAGGAGGAAACTCCTGGAGGCCGCAGAGAAAA gcaaggaagagaaggaagaaaacaacttCGACACCCTGAAAATGGAG GGCTCCCGCGGGCGGCTGCGCGGTGGGCTGGGCTGGGAGTCAAGCCTGCGGCAGCGGCCCATGCAGCGGCACACCTTCCAGGCCGGGGACCCCTACTACATCAGCAAGAGGAAGCGGGACGAGTGGCTTGCCCGCTGGAAGAGGGAG GCGGAGAAGAAGGCGAAGGTGATCGCTGTGATGAACGTGGTGGAGGAGACGCCGCGGGCAGAGCCCCAGAAGGAGGAGGACGCCAGCCCCCCCGCCTCGCAGCAGCCCACCGACCCCGCCTCGCCCAACGTGGCCACCACGCCTGAGCCAGTGGTGGCCGACGCCGTCGACAAGAACACCTCCAAGTCGGCCGACGACGAGCCCGAGTACGAG GACGGCCGGGGCTTCGGCATCGGTGAGCTGGTGTGGGGCAAGCTGCGCGGCTTTTCCTGGTGGCCTGGGCGCATCGTCTCCTGGTGGATGACGGGCCGGAGCCGGGCGGCCGAGGGCACCCGCTGGGTGATGTGGTTCGGGGACGGCAAGTTCTCGGTG GTCTGCGTGGAGAAGCTCCTGCCGCTCAGCTCCTTCGCCAGCGCCTTCCACCAGGCCACCTACAACAAGCAGCCCATGTACCGCAAAGCCATCTACGAGGTGCTGCAG GTGGCGAGCAGCAGAGCCGGGAAGATCTTCCCGGCGTGCCCCGAGAACGACGAGACGGACACCTCCAAGGTGGTGGAGATCCAGAACAAGCAGATGATCGAGTGGGCCCTGGGAGGCTTCCAGCCCTCCGGCCCCAAGGGCCTGGAGCCCCCCGAAG AGGAGCGAAACCCCTACAAAGAAGTTTACACGGAGATGTGGGTAGAGCCAGAAGCAGCCGCCTACGCACCGCCCCCACCCGccaaaaaacccaggaaaagcaCAACGGAGAAGCCCAAGGTCAAGGAGATCATCGACGAGCGCACCCGAG agcgGCTTGTTTACGAGGTCCGGCAGAAATGCAGGAACATCGAAG acATCTGCATCTCCTGCGGGAGCCTCAACGTGACCCTGGAGCACCCTCTATTTATCGGAGGAATGTGCCAAAACTGCAAG AACTGCTTCTTGGAGTGCGCGTACCAGTACGACGACGACGGCTACCAGTCCTACTGCACCATCTGCTGCGGCGGCCGTGAGGTGCTCATGTGCGGCAACAACAACTGCTGCAG GTGCTTCTGCGTGGAGTGCGTGGACCTGctggtgggccccggggcggcccaGGCGGCCATCAAGGAGGACCCCTGGAACTGCTACATGTGTGGCCATAAGGGCGTCTACGGGCTGCTGCGGCGGCGGGAGGACTGGCCCTCGCGCCTCCAGATGTTCTTCGCCAACAACCACGACCAGGAGTTT GACCCGCCGAAGGTGTACCCGCCGGTGCCGGCCGAGAAGAGGAAGCCTATCCGGGTGCTCTCACTCTTCGACGGCATCGCCACAG gcCTGCTGGTGCTGAAGGACCTGGGCATCCAGGTGGACCGCTACATCGCCTCCGAGGTGTGCGAGGACTCCATCACCGTGGGCATGGTGAGGCACCAGGGCAAGATCATGTACGTCGGGGACGTCCGAAATGTCACCCAGAAACAC ATACAGGAGTGGGGCCCCTTCGATCTGGTGATTGGGGGGAGCCCCTGCAACGACCTCTCCATCGTCAACCCGGCCAGGAAGGGGCTCTACG AGGGCACCGGACGGCTCTTCTTCGAGTTTTACCGTTTGCTCCACGAAGCCCGGCCCAAGGAGGGTGACGACCGGCCCTTCTTCTGGCTCTTTGAGAACGTGGTGGCCATGGGGGTGAGCGACAAGAGGGACATCTCACGCTTCCTGGAG TCCAACCCTGTCATGATTGATGCCAAAGAAGTGTCTGCAGCACACAGGGCACGGTACTTCTGGGGAAACCTTCCCGGGATGAACAG GCCACTCGCGTCCACAGTCAATGATAAGCTGGAGCTGCAGGAGTGCCTGGAGCACGGCAGGATAGCAAAG
- the DNMT3A gene encoding DNA (cytosine-5)-methyltransferase 3A isoform X2, producing MPSSGTLDASSPAPNREALDTHKGEEEPEENQSKEEKQEPGTPMRKAGRPGRKRKHAQVESSDTPKDIAAVPKCPVPCPEASPAELLPNGDVEGDGAQWKGAEEGGTSPKGGRPEEDETESLPDGETGRALENGRCTPKEGLDAPADEGKEEKEENNFDTLKMEGSRGRLRGGLGWESSLRQRPMQRHTFQAGDPYYISKRKRDEWLARWKREAEKKAKVIAVMNVVEETPRAEPQKEEDASPPASQQPTDPASPNVATTPEPVVADAVDKNTSKSADDEPEYEDGRGFGIGELVWGKLRGFSWWPGRIVSWWMTGRSRAAEGTRWVMWFGDGKFSVVCVEKLLPLSSFASAFHQATYNKQPMYRKAIYEVLQVASSRAGKIFPACPENDETDTSKVVEIQNKQMIEWALGGFQPSGPKGLEPPEEERNPYKEVYTEMWVEPEAAAYAPPPPAKKPRKSTTEKPKVKEIIDERTRERLVYEVRQKCRNIEDICISCGSLNVTLEHPLFIGGMCQNCKNCFLECAYQYDDDGYQSYCTICCGGREVLMCGNNNCCRCFCVECVDLLVGPGAAQAAIKEDPWNCYMCGHKGVYGLLRRREDWPSRLQMFFANNHDQEFDPPKVYPPVPAEKRKPIRVLSLFDGIATGLLVLKDLGIQVDRYIASEVCEDSITVGMVRHQGKIMYVGDVRNVTQKHIQEWGPFDLVIGGSPCNDLSIVNPARKGLYEGTGRLFFEFYRLLHEARPKEGDDRPFFWLFENVVAMGVSDKRDISRFLESNPVMIDAKEVSAAHRARYFWGNLPGMNRPLASTVNDKLELQECLEHGRIAKFSKVRTITTRSNSIKQGKDQHFPVFMNEKEDILWCTEMERVFGFPVHYTDVSNMSRLARQRLLGRSWSVPVIRHLFAPLKEYFACV from the exons ATGCCGTCCAGCGGGACCCTCGACGCCAGCAGCCCCGCTCCGAACCGCGAGGCGCTCGACACGCACAAG GGGGAAGAGGAGCCTGAGGAGAACCAgagcaaggaggagaagcaggagccGGGGACGCCCATGAGGAAAGCCGGGCGGCCCGGGCGGAAGCGCAAGCATGCCCAG GTGGAAAGCAGTGACACCCCCAAAGACATCGCGGCTGTCCCCAAGTGCCCCGTGCCCTGCCCAGAGGCCAGCCCTGCCGAGCTGCTGCCCAACGGGGACGTGGAGGGGGACGGTGCCCAGTGGAAGGGCGCGGAGGAGGGCGGCACGAGCCCCAAGGGTGGGCGCCCCGAGGAGGACGAgacggagagcctgccagacggcgAGACGGGCCGGGCGCTGGAGAACGGCCGCTGCACCCCCAAGGAGGGCCTGGACGCCCCGGCCGATGAGG gcaaggaagagaaggaagaaaacaacttCGACACCCTGAAAATGGAG GGCTCCCGCGGGCGGCTGCGCGGTGGGCTGGGCTGGGAGTCAAGCCTGCGGCAGCGGCCCATGCAGCGGCACACCTTCCAGGCCGGGGACCCCTACTACATCAGCAAGAGGAAGCGGGACGAGTGGCTTGCCCGCTGGAAGAGGGAG GCGGAGAAGAAGGCGAAGGTGATCGCTGTGATGAACGTGGTGGAGGAGACGCCGCGGGCAGAGCCCCAGAAGGAGGAGGACGCCAGCCCCCCCGCCTCGCAGCAGCCCACCGACCCCGCCTCGCCCAACGTGGCCACCACGCCTGAGCCAGTGGTGGCCGACGCCGTCGACAAGAACACCTCCAAGTCGGCCGACGACGAGCCCGAGTACGAG GACGGCCGGGGCTTCGGCATCGGTGAGCTGGTGTGGGGCAAGCTGCGCGGCTTTTCCTGGTGGCCTGGGCGCATCGTCTCCTGGTGGATGACGGGCCGGAGCCGGGCGGCCGAGGGCACCCGCTGGGTGATGTGGTTCGGGGACGGCAAGTTCTCGGTG GTCTGCGTGGAGAAGCTCCTGCCGCTCAGCTCCTTCGCCAGCGCCTTCCACCAGGCCACCTACAACAAGCAGCCCATGTACCGCAAAGCCATCTACGAGGTGCTGCAG GTGGCGAGCAGCAGAGCCGGGAAGATCTTCCCGGCGTGCCCCGAGAACGACGAGACGGACACCTCCAAGGTGGTGGAGATCCAGAACAAGCAGATGATCGAGTGGGCCCTGGGAGGCTTCCAGCCCTCCGGCCCCAAGGGCCTGGAGCCCCCCGAAG AGGAGCGAAACCCCTACAAAGAAGTTTACACGGAGATGTGGGTAGAGCCAGAAGCAGCCGCCTACGCACCGCCCCCACCCGccaaaaaacccaggaaaagcaCAACGGAGAAGCCCAAGGTCAAGGAGATCATCGACGAGCGCACCCGAG agcgGCTTGTTTACGAGGTCCGGCAGAAATGCAGGAACATCGAAG acATCTGCATCTCCTGCGGGAGCCTCAACGTGACCCTGGAGCACCCTCTATTTATCGGAGGAATGTGCCAAAACTGCAAG AACTGCTTCTTGGAGTGCGCGTACCAGTACGACGACGACGGCTACCAGTCCTACTGCACCATCTGCTGCGGCGGCCGTGAGGTGCTCATGTGCGGCAACAACAACTGCTGCAG GTGCTTCTGCGTGGAGTGCGTGGACCTGctggtgggccccggggcggcccaGGCGGCCATCAAGGAGGACCCCTGGAACTGCTACATGTGTGGCCATAAGGGCGTCTACGGGCTGCTGCGGCGGCGGGAGGACTGGCCCTCGCGCCTCCAGATGTTCTTCGCCAACAACCACGACCAGGAGTTT GACCCGCCGAAGGTGTACCCGCCGGTGCCGGCCGAGAAGAGGAAGCCTATCCGGGTGCTCTCACTCTTCGACGGCATCGCCACAG gcCTGCTGGTGCTGAAGGACCTGGGCATCCAGGTGGACCGCTACATCGCCTCCGAGGTGTGCGAGGACTCCATCACCGTGGGCATGGTGAGGCACCAGGGCAAGATCATGTACGTCGGGGACGTCCGAAATGTCACCCAGAAACAC ATACAGGAGTGGGGCCCCTTCGATCTGGTGATTGGGGGGAGCCCCTGCAACGACCTCTCCATCGTCAACCCGGCCAGGAAGGGGCTCTACG AGGGCACCGGACGGCTCTTCTTCGAGTTTTACCGTTTGCTCCACGAAGCCCGGCCCAAGGAGGGTGACGACCGGCCCTTCTTCTGGCTCTTTGAGAACGTGGTGGCCATGGGGGTGAGCGACAAGAGGGACATCTCACGCTTCCTGGAG TCCAACCCTGTCATGATTGATGCCAAAGAAGTGTCTGCAGCACACAGGGCACGGTACTTCTGGGGAAACCTTCCCGGGATGAACAG GCCACTCGCGTCCACAGTCAATGATAAGCTGGAGCTGCAGGAGTGCCTGGAGCACGGCAGGATAGCAAAG